In one Lachnospiraceae bacterium GAM79 genomic region, the following are encoded:
- a CDS encoding LlaJI family restriction endonuclease, which produces MSVISAYVREDWYYSIESIKEMFLFNKESYSTEEEVSRHLKSYIKELLSRNILKAEKKQQPDEADIEFENYDDSDLVANTKRYKFSFVGIAICQNRIIYVYPKYIGSATALPTYEPQKELTQVVRVIEKYSREKTKQDIRDINLFVDEDDNGKPNTLSVMLFLLEDYATNGPYETDEAIIEINGSDNILWQKTIDDTYPIITDNRPLYVELYTQRNVCDDYDFIKRLHAYVVTSCSYEIDAAGLSDFFSLPYAEISDDEIDSFGDTDYILEKLDLALSETFDDRKIMVLKAMKLYFKSSKILVGDTEIQLIGTRSFNLIWEEVCAKVFKSQKADKSRHPDVTEIEPNIDYSVINKEFAQKPPTLVELIKQPIWKKYKKGSTGLPTATLKPDYLRFENTGQRNHYIFYILDAKYYCPVWTDNKIEGQPGVEDVAKQYMYFIAYKDILKQLREVQHQTVEVKNYFLMPQRENDPKVMGYVKFNVLKDLDVNIGLGVVEVRMLSPTFMFNHYLNNTTANLADLQ; this is translated from the coding sequence ATGTCTGTTATTTCCGCTTATGTAAGGGAAGACTGGTATTATTCCATCGAAAGCATTAAGGAGATGTTTCTTTTCAATAAAGAAAGCTACTCCACAGAGGAAGAAGTCTCTAGGCATTTGAAATCTTATATAAAGGAATTACTCAGTAGAAATATTTTAAAAGCCGAAAAAAAACAACAACCTGATGAAGCCGATATCGAATTTGAAAATTATGATGATAGCGATCTTGTTGCAAATACTAAAAGATATAAATTTTCCTTTGTGGGCATAGCCATATGCCAAAATCGAATAATATATGTTTATCCCAAATATATCGGAAGCGCCACTGCTCTTCCAACTTATGAGCCTCAAAAAGAATTAACACAAGTTGTACGTGTTATTGAAAAGTATAGTAGAGAAAAAACAAAACAGGATATTCGAGATATAAATTTATTTGTTGATGAAGATGATAACGGCAAACCGAACACCTTATCTGTAATGTTATTTCTACTTGAAGATTACGCTACGAACGGTCCTTATGAAACAGATGAAGCTATTATAGAAATAAATGGTAGTGATAATATTTTGTGGCAAAAAACAATCGATGATACATATCCTATTATCACAGATAACAGGCCTTTGTATGTCGAATTATACACCCAACGCAATGTATGTGATGATTACGATTTTATTAAAAGACTGCATGCCTATGTTGTAACATCCTGTTCCTATGAAATAGATGCTGCTGGATTAAGTGATTTTTTTAGCCTACCGTATGCTGAAATCTCAGATGATGAAATAGATTCATTTGGTGACACTGATTATATTCTTGAAAAATTGGATTTAGCTTTATCGGAGACATTTGATGATCGAAAGATAATGGTATTAAAAGCTATGAAATTATATTTCAAGAGTAGTAAAATACTTGTTGGTGATACTGAAATCCAACTTATAGGAACTCGTTCTTTCAACTTAATTTGGGAAGAAGTATGCGCAAAAGTATTCAAAAGTCAAAAAGCTGATAAATCCAGACATCCTGACGTAACAGAGATTGAGCCTAATATAGATTACTCCGTTATAAATAAGGAATTTGCACAAAAACCACCGACTTTAGTTGAGCTAATAAAGCAACCAATATGGAAAAAATATAAAAAAGGAAGTACCGGGCTTCCTACCGCTACTTTAAAACCTGATTATTTAAGATTCGAAAATACAGGGCAGAGAAATCACTATATTTTTTATATCTTAGATGCCAAGTACTACTGCCCTGTATGGACTGATAATAAAATTGAAGGTCAACCTGGTGTTGAGGATGTGGCAAAACAATACATGTATTTCATTGCATACAAAGACATACTGAAGCAACTTCGCGAGGTTCAACATCAAACAGTGGAAGTAAAAAATTATTTTCTCATGCCACAACGCGAGAACGATCCTAAAGTAATGGGCTATGTGAAATTCAATGTACTTAAAGACTTAGATGTTAATATTGGTCTAGGTGTAGTCGAGGTTCGTATGCTTTCACCTACTTTTATGTTCAATCACTATCTCAATAACACAACTGCAAATTTAGCCGACTTGCAATAG
- a CDS encoding AAA family ATPase — MNSTDIIRDYIDNQLGYTRTIRNSSLNMDEIILPSGENVIISYADVSITGTDRSKPQIRIFADKAVEAFKTARTEGKRFFCLTIYSKAMTYVAYMSNITLDEYIISIETNMNNMSGRMDIRSLYEWLDNYTATHGPQDYVRCNKSDHTCSIFQASFIRIKNRTTNLTTKMKEYFGMFDLRPYFVTALRAFNYEPNTNTDKKNIIAFGAPGTGKSYGFKKKLDDLGVSSTNYERVTFFADYSYSQFVGTYKPIEIGGTITYKFVPGPFMRILKKALESGLTNTPENFYLIIEEINRAKAAAVFGDMFQLLDRDDSGKSEYSINASEDVRAYLADTFGGSSNDYSELRIPNNMYIYATMNSADQGVFPMDTAFKRRWGFNYIGVDDEEFKIVPIPGSGGHVTPVENQNDTFNLADGPIEWNVLRRAINLKLSNEKIRMHEDKLMGPFFIKILDASCNSIFSPATKDADFIKLFCDKVLMYLFEDAAKTKRPDLFEGIRPKEKLNRYSFVCSEFRRIGLGIFGDNFRTKEYANQETERNNKRIDLTH, encoded by the coding sequence ATGAATTCAACAGATATTATAAGAGACTATATAGACAATCAATTAGGATATACAAGAACTATACGAAATAGTAGTTTGAATATGGATGAAATTATACTCCCTTCCGGAGAAAATGTAATCATCTCATATGCCGATGTTTCTATCACTGGCACAGATAGATCAAAGCCACAAATCAGAATCTTTGCAGACAAGGCAGTTGAAGCCTTTAAGACTGCACGCACCGAAGGAAAACGCTTTTTTTGTTTGACTATTTATAGTAAAGCAATGACATATGTAGCATACATGTCCAATATCACACTAGATGAATACATTATTTCTATTGAAACAAATATGAACAATATGTCAGGTCGTATGGATATCAGAAGCCTATACGAATGGTTAGATAATTATACCGCCACCCACGGTCCACAAGACTATGTAAGATGTAATAAATCAGACCATACCTGTAGCATCTTCCAGGCATCTTTCATAAGAATCAAAAATAGAACCACTAATTTGACCACAAAAATGAAAGAATACTTTGGAATGTTTGATTTGAGGCCATATTTTGTAACTGCATTAAGAGCTTTCAACTATGAACCAAACACAAATACTGATAAAAAAAACATAATTGCATTTGGAGCACCTGGAACAGGGAAAAGCTATGGTTTCAAGAAAAAGCTTGATGATTTGGGCGTTTCGTCAACAAATTACGAAAGAGTTACTTTTTTTGCAGACTATTCTTACTCTCAATTTGTTGGAACTTACAAACCTATTGAAATTGGTGGCACAATTACATATAAATTCGTTCCCGGTCCATTTATGAGAATATTAAAAAAAGCATTAGAAAGTGGATTAACCAACACACCCGAAAATTTTTACCTTATTATAGAAGAAATAAATCGTGCAAAGGCTGCTGCCGTATTTGGAGATATGTTTCAACTTTTAGATAGAGACGACAGCGGCAAAAGTGAATACTCGATCAATGCTAGTGAAGACGTCAGAGCATACTTGGCCGATACTTTTGGCGGATCGTCAAATGATTACTCTGAGTTGCGTATTCCAAACAATATGTATATCTATGCTACTATGAACAGCGCTGACCAAGGTGTATTTCCTATGGATACCGCATTCAAACGTAGATGGGGATTTAATTATATTGGTGTAGATGATGAAGAATTTAAAATTGTACCAATTCCTGGAAGCGGAGGTCATGTAACACCTGTAGAGAATCAAAATGACACATTCAACTTAGCTGATGGACCAATTGAATGGAATGTTCTAAGAAGAGCAATAAATCTGAAACTTTCAAATGAAAAAATAAGAATGCATGAAGATAAACTAATGGGACCTTTCTTTATAAAAATATTAGATGCGAGTTGCAATAGTATCTTTTCTCCTGCAACGAAAGATGCAGATTTCATTAAATTGTTCTGTGACAAAGTGCTTATGTACCTATTTGAAGATGCTGCAAAGACCAAACGACCAGACCTATTTGAAGGCATTCGCCCGAAAGAAAAGCTAAACAGATATTCTTTTGTCTGCTCAGAGTTTAGACGAATAGGTCTTGGTATTTTTGGTGACAATTTTAGGACTAAAGAATATGCCAATCAAGAAACAGAACGAAATAATAAAAGAATCGATTTAACACACTAA
- a CDS encoding Dam family site-specific DNA-(adenine-N6)-methyltransferase translates to MEPLLKYRGGKRREIPNFRNLIPQNYTTYIEPFFGGGAVFFDQEPVQSIINDINHPLINFYQQVANNYPQLMQELTELHVLYEQNETVYARQKTLHPEARVPNNNEPLYYQLRDMYNGLTPSTYLDGTLYYFINKTAYSGMIRYNAQGQYNVPFGRYKHFRVNNILPQHSTLLQNAQILQTDFENIFALANANDFMFLDPPYDCIFHDYGNMTTNFGEDEHRRLASAIQNVNCRILMVIGRTPLTEELYAGHIVSEYPVRYSVNIRNRFDTDTTHIVVTNY, encoded by the coding sequence ATGGAGCCATTACTTAAATATAGAGGTGGAAAAAGACGTGAAATACCAAATTTCAGAAATCTTATCCCTCAAAACTACACAACATATATTGAACCATTCTTTGGTGGAGGTGCAGTTTTTTTTGATCAAGAACCAGTCCAATCAATTATAAACGACATAAACCATCCATTGATTAATTTTTATCAGCAAGTTGCCAACAATTATCCTCAGTTAATGCAAGAACTAACTGAATTACATGTGCTCTATGAGCAAAACGAAACTGTATATGCAAGGCAAAAGACCTTACATCCCGAAGCCAGAGTGCCAAATAATAATGAGCCCTTATATTATCAATTGCGTGATATGTATAATGGATTAACACCTTCCACTTACTTAGATGGCACCTTGTACTATTTCATTAATAAGACAGCCTACTCTGGAATGATTCGTTATAATGCTCAAGGCCAATATAATGTTCCTTTTGGAAGATATAAACATTTTCGCGTAAATAACATATTACCTCAACACAGTACATTACTTCAGAATGCGCAAATATTGCAAACTGATTTTGAAAATATATTTGCACTAGCAAATGCAAACGATTTTATGTTTTTAGATCCACCATATGACTGTATATTTCACGACTACGGCAATATGACAACTAATTTCGGTGAAGATGAACACAGGAGACTAGCTTCTGCTATACAAAACGTCAATTGCAGAATTCTTATGGTAATTGGAAGAACTCCATTAACCGAAGAATTATATGCAGGACATATTGTCTCAGAATATCCAGTAAGATATTCCGTTAACATCCGAAATCGTTTTGATACCGACACCACTCATATTGTTGTCACTAATTATTAG
- a CDS encoding phage major capsid protein, whose product MWLMNDKTALALRKLKDNDGNYLWNQANDTILGKQVIISEYMPDIETGTKPIAFGDFSYYWIVGRKPVTVRTLLEKFVLYDQIGYLAFEYLDGKLVRNEAIKVIQMADAGK is encoded by the coding sequence ATCTGGCTTATGAATGATAAGACAGCACTTGCACTCAGAAAGCTGAAGGATAACGATGGCAATTATTTGTGGAATCAGGCAAATGATACAATTCTTGGCAAACAGGTTATTATTTCGGAATATATGCCGGATATCGAAACAGGTACTAAGCCGATTGCATTTGGTGACTTTTCTTATTACTGGATTGTGGGAAGAAAGCCTGTGACGGTAAGAACATTGTTGGAAAAATTTGTACTGTATGATCAGATTGGATATCTTGCATTTGAGTACCTTGATGGAAAACTTGTAAGAAATGAAGCAATCAAGGTTATCCAGATGGCAGATGCAGGGAAATAA
- a CDS encoding DNA-binding protein has translation MNAESNEALSVSEKYMLTIKEAAAYFNIGIKKLRRIAEDNLGTVAVYCGNRFLIIRPKFEEFISGSSEI, from the coding sequence ATGAATGCAGAAAGCAATGAAGCGCTTTCTGTTAGTGAGAAGTATATGCTCACCATCAAGGAGGCAGCAGCTTATTTTAATATTGGTATAAAGAAACTGAGAAGAATTGCAGAGGATAACCTTGGAACGGTGGCGGTGTACTGCGGAAACAGATTCCTGATCATCCGCCCGAAGTTTGAAGAATTTATTAGTGGTTCTTCAGAAATATAG
- a CDS encoding DNA-binding protein, producing MNPSEAIEYFVLSRRKFYDLLNNTDGEDFLAYYGERKLILRVAFERYLRNHPELRRRV from the coding sequence TTGAATCCTTCTGAGGCAATCGAATATTTTGTTTTGAGCCGGAGAAAATTTTATGATTTATTGAATAATACGGATGGGGAAGATTTCCTGGCATACTACGGAGAACGCAAGCTGATTCTTCGTGTAGCCTTTGAAAGGTATCTGCGTAACCATCCAGAGTTGAGGAGGCGGGTATAA
- a CDS encoding tyrosine-type recombinase/integrase: MAKAGRGQTRRDSKRRVLRPRERVRADGKYQYKYHIDGKPHFVYSWKLEPTDKLPKGKKPCLSLRELEKQVNTDLDLLVNIVDGQMTVCELVDRYLKTKTGVRQSTKQEYVILQRLLAKEAFGKKTIRSVKTSDATLFLIKLQQEDGKSYSSIHTIRGVLRPAFQMAVDDDILVKDPFGFQLAGVVVNDSVTREAISKDQMRKFLKFVHDDVVYCKYYEVVYILFHTGMRISEFCGLTLKDIDLDKRIVNIDHQLQRTSDMRYIIETTKTDAGTRKLPITEDVAQMFQAIIEDRNAPKVEKAIDGYSGFLFYDDNGMPLVAMHWQHRFNHMVGRYNDIYRVQMPNITPHVCRHTYCSNMAKSGMNPKTLQYLMGHSDISVTMNVYTHIGFDDAEEELKRMEEFRKAQAEIEKKNDAKAVSQKMFKVV; encoded by the coding sequence ATGGCAAAGGCAGGAAGAGGACAGACAAGGCGGGATTCCAAACGCAGGGTTCTCAGGCCGAGAGAGCGCGTAAGGGCAGATGGAAAATATCAGTATAAGTACCATATTGATGGAAAACCACATTTTGTCTATAGTTGGAAACTGGAGCCTACGGATAAACTCCCAAAGGGCAAGAAACCATGCCTTTCCCTTCGAGAGTTGGAAAAACAGGTAAACACAGATTTAGATTTGCTTGTAAATATCGTGGACGGACAGATGACAGTATGTGAACTGGTAGACCGTTATCTGAAAACCAAAACAGGAGTAAGGCAGAGCACCAAGCAGGAATATGTTATATTGCAGAGATTACTTGCAAAGGAAGCATTCGGGAAAAAGACGATACGAAGTGTGAAAACTTCCGATGCAACGCTGTTCCTTATAAAATTGCAACAGGAAGATGGAAAAAGCTACAGTTCCATTCATACCATCCGGGGAGTGCTGCGACCAGCTTTTCAGATGGCTGTGGATGATGACATTTTGGTAAAGGATCCATTCGGATTCCAGCTTGCTGGAGTTGTGGTAAATGATTCGGTAACAAGAGAGGCTATTAGCAAAGACCAAATGAGAAAGTTTCTAAAGTTTGTCCATGACGATGTGGTGTACTGTAAATATTATGAAGTGGTTTACATACTTTTCCACACGGGAATGCGAATATCGGAATTTTGCGGTCTGACACTGAAAGATATTGATTTGGATAAGCGAATCGTTAATATCGACCATCAGCTACAGAGAACATCAGATATGAGGTATATTATAGAAACTACAAAGACGGATGCCGGAACAAGGAAACTTCCTATTACAGAGGATGTGGCGCAGATGTTTCAGGCAATCATTGAGGATAGAAACGCACCGAAAGTGGAGAAAGCCATAGATGGATATAGCGGATTTCTATTTTATGATGATAATGGAATGCCACTTGTGGCAATGCATTGGCAGCACCGATTCAACCATATGGTTGGCAGATACAATGACATCTACCGAGTGCAGATGCCAAATATTACACCTCATGTATGCCGACACACCTATTGTTCGAATATGGCAAAATCGGGAATGAATCCAAAGACATTACAATACCTCATGGGGCATTCGGATATATCGGTCACAATGAATGTGTACACACATATCGGATTCGATGATGCTGAGGAAGAATTGAAGCGAATGGAAGAGTTTAGGAAGGCGCAGGCAGAGATTGAAAAGAAAAACGATGCAAAAGCGGTATCGCAAAAAATGTTTAAGGTAGTGTAG
- a CDS encoding DUF2806 domain-containing protein has protein sequence MGIETAAGVAGKAALELVQNENVLNKTVGALGMLFPYAGITKKAVDMYIAEIEKSDMPIDAKMYAMMNAKKQLKQMKNQKQIAEIAMQNAKEGTSFTSDCGVSEEWLERFMDSAAYVSDENIQLIWGKILSNEFDNPGTTPPNMIRILSEMTPTYAKAFRQLCSMRFLIVSISENEEITGAYWKMAVPYSENIELMNELGISFQVINELETLGVIKFDSVAGYITTGIKDKKVLLCVNGKTMEITQHESESIPIGDVILTSAGETLKNITTIEEIEGYDEAVKKYMCSAGVLFSEEEHYQIVLTGNRFQVKKKEV, from the coding sequence ATGGGAATTGAAACTGCTGCAGGTGTTGCTGGTAAAGCAGCGTTAGAGTTGGTTCAAAATGAAAATGTGTTAAACAAAACTGTAGGGGCTTTAGGAATGTTATTCCCCTATGCAGGTATAACAAAAAAAGCTGTTGATATGTATATTGCTGAAATTGAAAAATCGGATATGCCAATAGATGCGAAAATGTATGCCATGATGAATGCAAAAAAGCAACTTAAGCAGATGAAAAATCAGAAACAAATTGCAGAGATTGCAATGCAGAACGCTAAAGAAGGAACAAGTTTTACGAGTGATTGTGGTGTGAGTGAAGAGTGGCTAGAGCGTTTTATGGATTCGGCAGCTTATGTGTCAGATGAAAACATACAGCTTATATGGGGAAAAATTTTAAGTAATGAGTTTGATAATCCGGGAACTACTCCACCTAATATGATAAGAATATTATCAGAAATGACACCTACATATGCTAAGGCTTTTAGACAATTATGTAGCATGAGGTTTTTGATTGTTTCTATTTCTGAAAACGAGGAAATAACGGGAGCATATTGGAAGATGGCAGTTCCATATAGCGAAAATATCGAATTAATGAATGAATTGGGAATTTCTTTTCAAGTAATTAATGAGTTGGAAACACTAGGAGTGATAAAGTTTGATTCAGTTGCCGGGTATATTACAACAGGAATTAAAGATAAAAAAGTGCTTCTTTGTGTAAATGGAAAAACAATGGAAATAACCCAACACGAAAGTGAGAGTATTCCGATTGGAGATGTGATTTTGACTTCTGCAGGGGAAACACTTAAAAACATAACAACGATTGAAGAAATCGAAGGATATGATGAGGCTGTAAAAAAATATATGTGTTCTGCAGGAGTTCTATTTAGTGAAGAGGAACACTATCAAATTGTTTTAACGGGTAATAGATTTCAGGTTAAAAAGAAAGAAGTATAA
- a CDS encoding endonuclease/exonuclease/phosphatase family protein, whose protein sequence is MRILSININDFGGLENHLMEHKKYNAWVGRECIDWKYWSAIDKDVVFNKFLNYIEDKQPDVLIVNEMIVSPLERIDFISKIEEMGFSYFDETIPSGKYSFTMMFYKNMKCTLFASPNSGYRENRSILYFVEGIYVNGTHFPQESDTKFLNAVEMFCKARKNDKVIIIGDLNANDVSRGNKQLVERLKTYGYEDVWVQKGNPDDTVTEAKYRGRLDYAIASEAVYASISNMEIDPMPMDCGMTDHAAVIIDVV, encoded by the coding sequence ATGCGAATTTTAAGTATCAATATAAATGATTTTGGTGGGTTAGAAAATCATCTAATGGAGCATAAAAAATACAATGCTTGGGTTGGTAGAGAGTGTATTGACTGGAAATACTGGAGTGCTATAGATAAAGATGTAGTTTTCAATAAATTTCTTAATTATATTGAGGATAAGCAACCGGATGTTTTAATAGTTAATGAAATGATAGTTAGTCCACTAGAAAGAATAGATTTTATATCAAAAATAGAAGAGATGGGTTTTTCTTATTTTGATGAAACAATACCGAGCGGAAAATACTCATTTACAATGATGTTTTATAAAAATATGAAATGTACGTTATTTGCATCTCCTAACAGTGGTTATCGAGAAAATAGGTCTATTTTGTATTTTGTTGAAGGGATTTATGTAAATGGTACACATTTTCCACAGGAAAGTGATACTAAGTTTCTAAATGCTGTTGAGATGTTTTGTAAGGCGAGGAAAAATGATAAAGTAATAATTATTGGAGACTTAAATGCAAATGATGTTTCTCGAGGCAATAAACAATTGGTGGAGAGATTGAAAACATATGGATATGAGGATGTGTGGGTTCAAAAGGGAAATCCAGATGATACAGTAACTGAGGCAAAATATAGAGGAAGATTGGATTATGCAATCGCTTCAGAAGCAGTTTATGCATCTATTTCAAATATGGAAATAGATCCTATGCCGATGGATTGTGGAATGACAGACCATGCGGCAGTAATTATAGATGTGGTTTAA
- a CDS encoding low molecular weight phosphotyrosine protein phosphatase has protein sequence MIKVLFVCHGNICRSPMAEFILKDIVTKRGIADQFEIASAATSTEEIWNGVGNPVYPPARGELGRHGISCKGKRAVQLTASDYDHYDYLIGMDSMNMRNIERMTGHRRGDKIYKMLEFAGRDADVRDPWYSGNFRETYEDVVEGCQAFLDWLTINKKLSN, from the coding sequence ATGATTAAAGTACTTTTCGTTTGCCACGGCAACATCTGCCGTTCCCCCATGGCAGAATTCATATTAAAAGATATAGTAACAAAACGTGGTATTGCCGATCAGTTTGAGATCGCATCGGCAGCCACCAGCACAGAAGAGATTTGGAATGGTGTTGGGAATCCGGTGTATCCGCCGGCAAGAGGAGAACTTGGCAGACATGGGATAAGCTGCAAAGGTAAAAGAGCCGTGCAGCTTACAGCCTCAGATTATGATCATTACGATTATCTGATCGGTATGGATTCTATGAATATGAGGAATATTGAACGAATGACCGGACACAGACGTGGGGATAAGATCTATAAGATGCTGGAGTTTGCCGGGCGGGATGCAGATGTCAGAGATCCGTGGTACAGTGGAAATTTTCGGGAGACTTATGAAGATGTTGTAGAAGGCTGTCAGGCGTTTCTTGACTGGTTGACAATTAACAAGAAATTAAGTAATTGA
- a CDS encoding GGDEF domain-containing phosphodiesterase: MAFESWREINRIRKNHRDAIYFYANLQERFYTIEENDILPDELNPDDKNLLKAFCDCTCIEETEKNKMCNLYRQIEQGTKEPIKMDDLETWVHLETRSGKKALMAVLCYLEKDEKGLIREYVGMIRIMRKQELENREIVTSFSNDKNPAFFLKKIARFQAEHPEREYAYIQFDVRRFKYINEKYGSDTGDNILRYIYDTLDVMCDKEHLHCRLSADVFQIVTYYNSREEIMEFIDKLDEKIRRYGDIKLSITYGVNIVPGSSTAYRKHGDEAGLARAEGKRTILNKVVFYEDTLMNHVKQTGAIEEVEEEALRREEFQVYLQPKYQYDRSHAKIVGAEALVRWIDANGKCKSPMEFIPVFEANGFIYKLDCFMWEMVCKVIRRWLDTGRQPLPISVNVSRTYLQKEDVAGYIKNLIDKYQIPMELFQLEITETTENAESLSYINSLKQAGFTLLMDDFGSGYSSLCMLKNTPFDVLKMDRQFLDECLDSKQGETIISHVISMSNDLGLSIIAEGVENRGTADFLYDNGCSVSQGFYFSKPVPIPEFEHMLDEQQTEQQR, encoded by the coding sequence ATGGCATTTGAATCATGGAGAGAGATTAACAGAATAAGGAAAAATCACCGCGACGCCATATATTTTTACGCGAATCTGCAAGAGCGGTTTTACACGATTGAGGAAAATGATATTCTGCCTGATGAGTTGAATCCGGATGATAAAAATTTACTAAAAGCATTTTGCGACTGTACATGTATAGAAGAAACAGAGAAGAATAAAATGTGCAATTTGTATAGACAGATTGAGCAGGGAACAAAAGAGCCGATCAAGATGGATGATTTGGAGACATGGGTGCATCTTGAGACCAGATCAGGGAAGAAAGCTCTGATGGCAGTCCTTTGTTACCTTGAGAAAGATGAAAAAGGATTGATTCGGGAGTATGTGGGCATGATACGGATCATGCGCAAACAGGAATTAGAGAATCGGGAGATTGTGACATCGTTTAGCAATGATAAGAATCCGGCATTCTTTCTCAAGAAGATTGCGCGTTTTCAGGCAGAGCATCCGGAGCGGGAGTATGCATATATTCAGTTTGATGTCCGTAGATTTAAGTATATCAATGAGAAGTATGGCAGTGATACAGGAGATAATATTCTTCGGTATATATATGACACGCTGGATGTGATGTGTGATAAGGAACATCTGCATTGTAGATTGTCAGCGGATGTATTCCAGATCGTGACCTATTATAATTCCAGAGAAGAAATCATGGAATTTATTGATAAACTTGATGAAAAAATTCGGAGATATGGTGATATCAAGTTAAGCATTACATATGGAGTGAATATCGTACCGGGCAGCTCAACGGCATATCGCAAGCATGGAGATGAAGCAGGACTTGCCCGTGCAGAGGGTAAGCGGACGATTTTGAATAAGGTTGTATTCTATGAGGATACGCTGATGAATCATGTGAAACAGACGGGAGCGATCGAGGAAGTTGAGGAGGAGGCTCTGAGACGGGAAGAATTTCAGGTTTATCTTCAGCCAAAGTACCAGTATGACAGAAGCCATGCGAAGATCGTCGGAGCAGAGGCGCTTGTGCGCTGGATTGATGCAAATGGAAAATGCAAGTCGCCGATGGAATTTATTCCGGTATTTGAGGCAAATGGATTTATATACAAATTAGACTGTTTCATGTGGGAGATGGTATGTAAAGTTATTAGAAGATGGCTGGATACCGGAAGGCAACCACTTCCAATCTCGGTGAATGTGTCGAGAACCTATCTTCAGAAAGAAGATGTTGCTGGATATATCAAGAATCTGATCGACAAATATCAGATTCCGATGGAGCTGTTCCAGTTAGAGATCACGGAGACAACGGAGAATGCAGAATCATTGTCTTATATCAATAGTTTGAAACAGGCGGGATTTACATTGTTAATGGATGATTTCGGATCAGGTTATTCTTCCCTTTGTATGTTGAAGAATACACCATTTGACGTATTGAAGATGGATCGGCAGTTTTTGGATGAATGTTTGGACAGTAAACAGGGTGAGACGATCATTTCTCATGTGATATCCATGTCAAATGATTTGGGCTTAAGTATTATAGCAGAAGGCGTAGAGAATCGAGGAACGGCAGATTTCCTTTATGATAATGGATGTAGCGTATCTCAGGGATTTTATTTTTCCAAGCCTGTTCCGATTCCGGAGTTTGAACATATGTTGGATGAACAGCAGACAGAGCAGCAGAGGTAG
- a CDS encoding prolyl-tRNA synthetase associated domain-containing protein produces the protein MELLDGRPENTEGRLEKEIRVYDFLDHLGIEYKRVDHEPAFTMEVCEEIDKMLQATICKNLFLCNRQKTQFYLLMMPGDKPFKTKEITSQIGSARLSFASAEDMEKYLDIEPGAVSVMGLMNDTEHHVRLLVDEDILKGEYLGCHPCVNTSSLRMRTADVFGSYLDAVGHDMTKVVLTGEA, from the coding sequence TTGGAACTTTTGGATGGAAGACCGGAGAATACGGAAGGAAGACTGGAGAAGGAGATTCGGGTATATGATTTTCTTGACCATCTTGGAATAGAATATAAGAGAGTCGACCATGAACCGGCATTTACGATGGAAGTATGTGAGGAGATTGATAAGATGTTGCAGGCGACAATCTGTAAGAATCTTTTCCTGTGCAATCGTCAGAAGACACAGTTTTATCTGTTGATGATGCCGGGCGACAAGCCGTTTAAAACGAAGGAGATCACTTCACAGATCGGGAGCGCAAGACTGTCATTTGCATCGGCTGAGGACATGGAGAAATATCTGGATATCGAACCGGGGGCTGTCAGTGTCATGGGACTGATGAATGATACGGAGCATCATGTACGGCTGCTGGTGGATGAAGACATATTAAAAGGCGAGTATCTTGGCTGCCACCCATGTGTGAATACATCCAGTCTGCGGATGCGCACGGCAGATGTATTCGGATCGTATCTGGATGCGGTCGGACACGATATGACAAAAGTCGTCCTGACAGGTGAAGCATAG